Proteins from a single region of Candidatus Woesearchaeota archaeon:
- a CDS encoding dual specificity protein phosphatase family protein yields the protein MNIHPTKIPFEYHQITKYIYIGSNACCRTHFSDQLLKKGIKADISLEENRIEQPWGVSFFLWLPTKNHAPPTVQQFNIGIAMLRELIRNKIKVYVHCQRGHGRAPTLVAAYLISQGMTTKETIDYITKKRPVIHLDSKQVAALKKFEKMRKH from the coding sequence TGAATATACATCCCACAAAAATACCATTTGAATACCACCAAATAACAAAGTATATCTATATCGGATCAAATGCCTGCTGCAGAACTCATTTCTCAGATCAGCTTTTGAAGAAAGGGATTAAAGCAGATATTAGTTTGGAAGAAAACCGCATAGAACAACCTTGGGGCGTTAGCTTTTTCTTATGGCTACCTACAAAAAACCATGCTCCTCCAACTGTACAGCAGTTTAATATTGGGATTGCTATGCTGAGAGAATTGATCAGAAATAAAATTAAAGTTTATGTCCATTGCCAACGCGGTCATGGAAGAGCTCCGACGCTTGTTGCTGCTTATTTGATCTCACAGGGAATGACTACGAAAGAAACGATTGATTATATTACAAAAAAAAGACCTGTTATTCACTTAGACTCAAAACAAGTTGCTGCGCTCAAGAAATTTGAAAAGATGCGTAAACACTAA